The following DNA comes from Vicugna pacos chromosome 13, VicPac4, whole genome shotgun sequence.
TGCCCAGGAAAGGGCCTAGGATGCCCTCCCCACCAACCCACCCTCATTCCCTCCCTGGGTATCCTTCTCTCACCCAGGCTCACTAGCTTCAAGGAGCAGGGTGGGGTTTGATAATCTGAGCTCTGCACAAAAATGTATGCAAGTAGATGCAAATGGGGAAAACCCTTGTCAGCTCTGGAGGCAAGTGTCCTGCCAGCTAGGATCTGGGAGAGGGAATGAGAAATGCAGCGGGTTCTGTGGGAGACATGCCTATTCCCCCCATGCCCACACAGCCCATGTCTCCCTGCAGAACCCAGGGAACTGGAAGCCAGCCAGGTTGTCTTCCTGCTAAGTTATCCTGGTGCCCTAGGAAGTTCTGGGGAATAGAGAGCTCCAGGTCCTCAAGGTGAGAAAAGCCAGCGGGTGGGGCAGGAACTTGGGGTAaactggggagggtggggatgcAGCAATCACAGTCTGTGCTGAGAGGCCATGACAAAGGGGCAAGgaacctactgtgtgtcaggctccAGGCTGGACACCCAGCATCCTAGGATTGACCCTGTGAGGTAAGTGGTATGATCCCCATTCTGCTGAGGGAGAAACTGAAGCTGAGAGGGGAGTCATTTGCCCTTATTCACAGAGCCAGTAAAGGGTACAGCTGAGATTTGACTTCTGGCTCCAAATCCCTCAATGTTTTTTTTGGCTCCGGGCATGGGATGGGACTTAAGGCAtctctgcctctgggatttcGGGGCAACCAGGACCACTGGGCAAGATGGGCTCCAAGGGTGAGCCTGGTGACTGTGTGGGACTGGAgtctcctctcctttctttgcTCTGTCCCTGAACTAGAGAGAGGGATGTCTCTGCTTGGCTGCTGCTCAGGAGTTGGCTATGATTGCAGCAGGGGATGGAAGGCTGGGAGCAGTGGGGAGAGTTAGAAGAAGGGCCGGCCGATCTCCCCTCTGGTGGGTCATGGGCATTCCCTTGGGGGTACTCAGACCTCAGAGCCAACATTCATCTTTGCATGGGGCAGGAGACCCAGGGAAACTGCTCCAGTGCCACGAGGGTGAGGCTGCCTTTGCAGGAGCGAGGCACTTGGAATCAGACGGTGCTGGGGTGTTGGTGGACCACCAGGCGTGGCCCAGCCTGCCCCAAAACCCATCCTAAGGGGTCCAGAGGAGTCAAGAGGACTCCTGGGTTCCCACACTTGGCCTACTCCATTACCTGGGGTTTGTGTTGGGGAGTAACTGTAATTTGAGAGCCCCCCTgagtccctctctccttccccaggcCCCAGGTGCTGCCAGGATTGAGCAGCTGGTaccatctacctacctaccatGTGCCTACCCAAGGATGGGACCATCCCTGTCTTTTGTCACATGGACAGCACAGAGGACGGCTGGCTGGTGAGTGCCAGAGAGAAGGGACTTGCAGGTCAGGCCCAGTGGGCATGCCTTCCCCTTGGCCCCTAGGGGGAGCCAGAGCCTACTGGAGCCAAGGCATTCTTTAACACAATTCACTAACAAATGGTTACTGAGCTCCCAGAGGACCTGAAGAAGTTTGGGAAAGCTTCATAGAAGAGATGCCATTTGAAAGGGCTTTGAAGACTATGTAGAAGTTCTCAAGACATACGAGGTgcagaagggcattccaggcagagggaaagacAAATGCAGGGAGGCCGGAGAGTACAAGAAGGCATGGGGAGATGGTGTGAATGACCTGAGAGCAGGTGTGAGTGGTGGGCTGAGGTCTATTGGTGTGGGCCAAGCACTGAATGGCTGACTGAGGAGCATGGAGGGAAATAGGGAGCCATGGGAGAGTTTTGAGCAAGGGAGGGACCAGGCCAGACTTATGTTTTAGAAAGAAGACTCAGGCTGCACCAAGGAAGATGTATTGCAGTGGGGACCAGAATGGAGTTAGGGACACAAGTTAGGAAGGCTGTAGGGACCCTACCAGAACAAGCATGTGGGCAGTGGTGGCAATGGAAGTAGAGGCTCTTAGACTGAAAGATATTGAGAAAAGAAACTGTACAGGGCCTGGGGACTGCTTGGCTTGAAGAGGAAATTGGGGTTCAGAGGGAGCATCAGGGTAAGGCCTCTGGAGGTGACCTCTCTGCTCTAATATCTTGGTTTTATCATAATAAATTAAAGCATGTTATTTTGAATGTGACCCCCCCCCCATCTCCCAAGGGCAGGGATGATATTTCTACCATTTCAGTCCTCCCAGGGCTTTCGAGGCTGCGGCGTGAAGTTGAGTGTCAGTAAGAGTTAATAAGGACATGCAGAGTTCATCAGTATAGTCACAGGCAAGGCTCACCTGGACACACACTTTATCAACAAGCCCTCAATCCAAAGAGGGGGCACAtggtgggtgggtatagctcagtggtacagtgcatgcttagcatgcaccaggtcctaggttcaatcccgagtaccttcattaaaatttgtttttaatttaaaaaaaagagagggaggcaCATGTCCACCCACCCCTCATAGCACACACACTTCTCAGCTGCCACTGCCCCTGCTTCTCCTCATCCCATGCTCAGCCTAGAGAAATGGCTGCTATGCTAGCCTTCTCTGCCTCCCTAGATGTTAAAGAGGTGACAGGATGGTTCCATGGATTTCTTCCACTCTTTGTCCTCCTACAAAGCAGGTTTTGGGGGTCAGTAGTCTGATTTCTGGCTGGGGAATGAGAGGTTGCACCAGCTTACTCTCCAGAGTAGGTTCTCGACGGCTAGGGAGCCTGACGGGCATCCCTCTGGCATTCTGACTCCTCACCCAGGACATGAGGATTCTTCCCTGTCTGCCTCCCCAACCCCCAAGTACCTGGGAGCTGTGGATGGAGCTGGAGGACTTTAAAGGCAACTGCACTATTGCTCACTATGGGGCCTTCCGCCTCCTCAGGGAGGCAGATCACTACCAGCTGGTTCTGGGCAAGTTCTCAGAGGGCACTGCAGGTGAGTGAGCTAAAGGTGTGGCCCTGAAGTAGAAAAAGAAGGTGAGGGAGGCTGGATCCTTTCCCAGTGCTGCCACAGCCTCCAGGAATGACCCAGGGCACTTCCTTcccctctgtgggcctcagtttcctcatctgcaaaacagcaATCATCAGACAGGGATGTGAAGGAGTGAAGAAGCTGGGCTCTGGAGGCAAACAATCCTGAGTTTAAATCCAGCTCTGTCATTTATTaactctgtgactttgggcaagtccctCCAGggtcaaagcctcagtttcctcccctataaaacctgtaaggaggcagggagggaggttgTGGGAGCCGTTTGAGATTCTGGTGAGTGTTAACACTATCTGCTTTGGAAGAGGAACCAGGGAAGACTTTTTTCAGAGAAACACCAACTGTTGAGAGACCTGAAAGAGGGAAGTGGTTATAAGGAGGTGCCCCAGGGGAGCCCCCTTTCCTGCCTAGCCATCTGAGAAGTCCTTCCCAGCTCTTCCTGGCAGCGTTGCTCCAACTGCTGatgagggaagagacagaggagcaAGAGGGAAGCTGGGGATTCTGGGAAGGGACGAGGCTGGGAAAAGAGCCAGTGGTTTTGGAGCCACAGTCCTGAGCCAAAGTCCCAGTACCCCTGTGACTAGTGAGTGAGCTTGAGCAAACATCCTTGCTCCTTGGctctgctgttttctcatgggGGCTGAAAACATCCACCTCACAGCTTCTCTGAGGCTCCTGTGAAATCATCTCTTCAAGGGTGCCAGGCATGGTGCTGGCACCTTGGTGCCTCTCATCCCCTTCCTGCCAGGGGACTCCCTGAGCTTCCACGGTGGGAAGCCCTTTACCACCTATGATGCCGGCCAGGATACAAGTGGGAGCAACCGTGTGGTGACTGTCCATGGTGCCTGGTGGTGCGGATCCTGCTATCAGTTCAATCTACTGGATGTCCAAAGCCACCGCCCACAACTATGGCATCAACTGGGCCTCAGGCCAAGGAATAGGCCACCCTTACTGAAGAGTTCACATGATGCCTCCCCTAGAGCACCCGGGTAGCCAGCATCCTTATCTCTCCTCTACAGCTTCCGTACCCTTGGCTACCCCTCCCCATTGCTAACCACTGCTAGTCTCctgtccacattttaaaaataaaatcattttaaccCTTTCCTAGCTTTCAAGCCTCTTTCAGTTACTGGGAGAAACTCAAGAGTGCAGAGCAGGGATACGGGTTTCAGCTTCTTTCAAGGAAGACCTTCCTTCTAGTCAGGAAGATGGGAGAGTCAGCCTCAAATGGTAATGAGgctctaattacctcccctcccccaccaaaataaaataattaaataatacagtaataaataaactaagaaagggatattaaaaaataaaattttaaaaaaaggtagtGGGGCTTTCATCTCTAGAGGTGTGCAAGCTGAGGACACCAGAGAAGCATTTAGCGAAGGACTTGGAAGGATTAAAGCATCCACTGAAAGTACTCTTGGGCCCTACAGGTCCTGCCAGTAGATAGTTTTGTGATGGGAATTGCACAGCTATCTCACTCTCTTTGTTGCTCCTGCCTGTCCCTTATAAGTTGTCGGTTTTCCAGGCCCTGTTGTAAGTTGAGTTCTCATTCTCTGCTACTTCTTGCCTGTCCCATTAGGGGCTGATGGGAACTCACAGTCAAACCAAGGAAGGTACATTTTTCTTCCATTGGGCAACAAGACAGTGAAATGGCAGTTGCTGAACgagtatttattgagcagttaGTTAATTTGCCAGAGTCACAttctagaaagtggcagagcaaTAAATGGGTAATAATCTGATCTCTGCAGTCTGACAAGTAGTCCTGGGCTTGCATCCTGCTCTGTTATGcagctgagtgatcttggacaagttac
Coding sequences within:
- the FCN3 gene encoding LOW QUALITY PROTEIN: ficolin-3 (The sequence of the model RefSeq protein was modified relative to this genomic sequence to represent the inferred CDS: inserted 2 bases in 1 codon; substituted 3 bases at 3 genomic stop codons), which produces MCLPKDGTIPVFCHMDSTEDGWLMLKRXQDGSMDFFHSLSSYKAGFGGQXSDFWLGNERLHQLTLQSSTWELWMELEDFKGNCTIAHYGAFRLLREADHYQLVLGKFSEGTAGDSLSFHGGKPFTTYDAGQDTSGSNRVVTVHGAWWCGSCYQFNXYWMSKATAHNYGINWASGQGIGHPYXRVHMMPPLEHPDPQDLVNRSLDFVLDTKFLVRGLRLYSGSPELKIP